The window ttatgtTATACTATCCTTTTTTTAAGTTCATAAGTTTTCTCTCTGAAAAGATAAATAAAGCTAGATTAAAACACAAGTTTTATATATGCAATAGGGGAcacatatatgaaaataaaagcttcAATAGGGTGTCCAAAGTATTAGAAACTCATCCTTacataaatgtgtaaaaataatatatactttAGTACTTTTAGAAAATGATTTTAACATTGTTATATCTTGATGGTGATTAATTTGTATACTTTTGATAGCTACTGTCATAGTTTATTTACTAATAaactatatttattaattagtcGATGGACTGCAATTGATACAATGACCTCTCTATACTTAGAGTGTCACGGTTTGTACAAACTTTAATCGACACCAAATAAAGACATCCCATAcacttataaataatttaaaaaaattcattcaagatatccatttctttaaataaattcgAAATCCTTTCGCCAAAGAATGACTGTTGTctagtttgattaaaatttattgGTTCAGTTAACTGGgaagagaaaataaaattggGAAACGTTGAGCCAACAACAAGAAATTATTAGACCGTGAAATCTCAGTTAATATGCTTTCAGTCAGCGTGACTATATGAATGAACATATGTGatttaaaacataacatattttaggaattcatgtatataaattttcaaaagagtATTATCAGACGCTAGTAGCAACATAGAACATATTACGTTCTTTTGAGCTACCTGTGCATATGAAATTGACTACTCTCTGTCAAAGTAGAAAGAAGTGTGTGCGGTCCTGGTAAGTTTTAGGCGGGAAAACTCTTGTTAGTAGAAAGTTAAATTTAACAAGTAGTCCAACAGGTAGTCAAATGGTAAAATTAAGAATATACAATCGTACGTGCATGAACAATCTCACATGGAGATGTGACACATCACATCCATAAATCACACGCATATGCACAGTGACaacaaaaagtttacaaaataaaacatttgaaaattgttcatattGGTTCATTTTCTACAACTGTCCATATTCAGTTACTTTAGTAGAAAATGTGACTCGATGATCAGTGTCCCTTTTATATATGGAATAAAGGGTCCCCTAAATCAGGCCAGCTAGAGTGTTTGTATTTCgttatttttgtattattaagGGGACTGCATGATATGAGAGAAGAATAGGTatgatgaaaaacaaattatttttcagttcattatcattttatcattttcattgtCTTTGTCCTTGATAAAGCTATAAATCAAATTGTGTTAATAAGCGGTGAATTAAAAAGGATGTTTTCAGCAGCATATCGTAAAAATAGTTGTTTTGCGCCTCGTCTGCGCTACATACTAATTTGATTTGTGTCAATGATATTATTGCTTGGGCACAATTTGGGTTtgcattatttttcatattagaattatttcaatttacttttaatcgatttaacaatttaaacattattatataaatataaggaaCAAATagtttttcattgattttttggtgatttgtatatcaaatatcttataatttttttggtcTTTCGGCTTTATGAGATTTGATCGCTTGATAAACCCGCGGATACGTGTATATGATCATAAAATGTCAAAGAATGATTGCGTATTTTCCGTTATTAAATCGTTCAGACACAAATAAATATCTCTGCTCGAacttaaatgtttttatattatttatatagttGATGTTCTCGGTTCTTTACATCCGTTATCTCTGAAAACCTAATtgcaattaatttttcaaatcatatGCATCAACCGGAGTAAACTGGCGTGTAATTGTGGGTAGGTGGTCCTAAACTTAAATACAACCGTAtctctttaaaaacatttttgaaattaaatataccttagaattttcaaaaaaaagttCCACAACTGCGGTTGGgaagttgatattttgtttccaTACCGTTGATGTGGATTCAAGGACAATTTAGTAATTCGATTTTACTGTCTATATGTATTCAttcgttttgtatttttctattttacgTATTATTTAATAGAATCtataattaatataagttttaCTGCGCAAGTTGATTAAGTTCTTTCTATCTATGATGTCATTAGTTTATATCAACAAACAATATTGAAGCTATATGCATATATAAGTTACCTATTATTCTTATTAATTGTTTCTAGAAATTATCCAGCCAAAATCCTTACATCTTATTGTATGTTAATTTCATATTAACTTACGTTTTACTTTATAAGCTCTGGCtttattttaattgcattgTCAATACTAAAGTGTATTTTTGCAGGTAAAGTCGCAGTACTTTAAATGTGTCTGTGAAGTTCAAAAATTAACCTTTTTTTATAGTAAGCActataaattgattatttttaatgaatcgtataatgtattttttgtaaCTTATTGTTAATGTCTATTATTTATAATGAATAATAGTATATTGTAGGACAATGCATATTATCTTAACACGAAACAACTCACCATGCAGATACACAATCTCCATCTTCAAATTTTTGACTGTTAACGTACATATGTAAATGTTGTTAATTAAGTTTTAGCTTAATCAAATTGCAGTTACAATGTAGGTTGATATTTCACATTTTATTCTCTGAAgtttgatttaagaaatgaagacaataatttttctattgatcgacgtatcaaagaaaaaattgaccggaaaactagcgcattgatgaaaaagttttccggtcaattttttctttgatacgtcaatcaatagaaaaattattatctttatttcttatcatttaataaaacattttcaaataaaaaaatgtgaagcgtcattgatcaaaaatgtaaataatgtaaatgaagcggcgcgtatgaatacaaaacaacctcagcaacaatattcaaaatggatgcgccttcagctgatccagagctattgagctgaatttaatcgattaaacacaaatagtgacttaaaatctgaaccggctgaattgaaaacgaaaggaaaatacatgcgatagcttgtaatattattcactgtgcagaaaaacttgtaacaaaactagttttcatgtgagatcgctggaatatgcaactggacataacaaTCCAAtgaaaggcgatcgtggacgaaaatagctgatatgtcgacaaagaatagtatgtataagcgacttttgtaaacgttgtggtaactagatagccagtggtgtacttaaatggtatatcagccgcttggaatgcgcagaaggagttgatgcatcacTCATAGCTTttttacgacgcttattctgatgaccgatcatgtacgtgtgtaaatttaaaaattatcgttaccaaaattgaacagcagtgttaccgtgaaagtttatagcccttgttcgttataatattcctggataaggaacagccagccttgctgtaaatgttgattgatcttcagcagacgaaatcgtgagaagacgcttaattttctattttgtgaatcaaataatgcgttgagtttttttttttttttggaggttaaactttcaagtttttatattcacaagatTGCATTTTGTTtcctgacaataaaacagacacaactttacattttgttgacagtgtttatcttggaaattcccgttctataaatagtgttagatcagaacagttgagaaaagtagatccggcaaaaaagaaattttcgaccaatcagaagcgccggtatctcatcaaacgaatagaTATTAAATGATAGTTTTGTCAGACAAACAGGGTCGAATTGAAATTCTAAACACCttttaatgtttaatcaaataaacattaaatCTGACTACTTTGAGTGTTCTTCTAtcaataatgaattttattgacaatattttcaaatttaaaaaaggctagtattttgaatatttactaAATTAAGATTTAAATGTAAGTAAGTGCGGCATATTTTTGACaatcaacattttgaaaattatttatttatttaattatctagtttaaaatgtaactgccatgcatacatgtatgattaagtTCAGACTTACAGGTGCCCATTTACGACGGATTGCCATACTTAGGAAGAAATTATGATATATCTTTAATTAATTAGACtaagaaattgtaaaaaaacaaattgacagGATATTGAATAGTTTGAAACGCACAGGACAAATGTGTAATAATTCTGTAACTGCTGTTTATTCCATTGTGCAGATGATTGCCTTTTAAACTGTTACATCGTTAGAATATAAAAGAATTTCAAGTTTGTATATTATTTAAGTTAGGTAAAATATCATGTATCACAATTAACCTTTCACAGAGAGATAACCCAATTAAAAGTTCATTGCCATGACAGTACATACGTAGCACCCAAATTGTATCAAAAATATCATGCAGAGTAAAGCCTTATTTGTTATTACAATAACTGTCGAATAAtctatttaatttgattaatacATTCTTTCTAAATGAATGGATTGCAAATTTGGTTGTGACAGGCTTGCCATATAATCGAGTTAAATGTGGACACGTTTGATGATTATCATCAAAAGACGATATAAAAGCGGCGAATAGCTACGTTATCGAGAACGAAATCAAGGTAACCCAGTTTTTGATCACCCTGTCTTGCGGCTTTAGTGTCAAATATTAAGGAAACCGACCTTAAATGTTTCTGAAGAGCCGTTGGGTATTACCTACTACTGTGGAGCAATCAGTTTCAGTATGGTGTCCGGTATATCGTGAGATACCAAACTTAATTGGGGGTCTATATGGTACATCTGGAGAAATGTTTCTAAAATTCGTTCAGGAAGGCTAAGCTGAGGACAGCGGCTCTGTGCTAGCTTGGGGGAATAGAATATTGTCTTTGAGGTATATGCcagttatatttttattcttgCATTAAAATGTGTGtgcttaaaatttgttttacttagTGCTGAGGTACTAGTAAATAATATTGATACAaatcttaaataatttttaaaatgcttacaAGTACATATAAGTGTGTAAGGCATATGCATATAAATAAGTAtgtaaaataagtatttttaatattcactcaatgataaaaaatagtAATTTTAATATTCGCTGAATAAGTATGTAAAATAAGTATTTCTAATAATCgctaaattaagaaaaaaagggaAGTAAACGCTGCAAATTTGTCTAATTCagcattttaaaaagcatttgtttacatgtatttgattatcTGTTTAAAAATAACTGTCATGCATACATACTTAGGAAGATACCATGAAATGCCTTAAATCAGACCAAGAAATTGCAAAAAACAAATTGACAagatattgaatattttgaaatgcacaACACAAAtgtgtaataattttattgtgtaattGCTGTTTATGATTCCCTCGTCAATGCATTGTACGATTTAAACATTACATCAGTGGAATATAAAAGAATTTCAAGTATGTGTATTATGTAAGTCAGGTAAAATAACTGAACTTTTACTGGGGTCAACCCGCGGTGAAAAGTTTATTgtgatacacatgtatatacgtTACACTTAAGTCTTATCAAAAATATCATGCCGAGTAAAACCTGAATTATTATTACATTAACTGTCGAATAATCTATTAATTGGAATAATACATAACTCATGCTTTCTAGTAAGTAAATGGATTGCAAATTTGATTGTGATGGACTTGCCGTAAAATCGATTTAAATGAGGACGTTTTCAAAAGACTTGATAAAAGCGACAAATTGCTGCGTTGTCTAGAATGAAAATAACCTAGTTTTCTGTTACCCTCTCTTATTGTGTCTTTAGTATTAAATAATCAAGAAAACCCACTTTGTTTGTGAAGAGCGCTTCGTCATTATCTACCACTGTGGAGCATGTCAGTTCCAGCATGGTGGCCTGTATATTATCGCAAGATACCCTACTTCTGATATACAGGGTACATTTGGAGGAACGtttcttaattttaacatttaggAAGGTGAATCTAAGGACAGCGGTATTGTGCTGGCTTGGAGGAATAAAATATCTTCTTTGAGGCCTATACCTCTTGGATTAAAATTTGTGTGCTTAACATTCGTTTAACTTTAGTAAAGAGGTAAATTATATTGATACGAATgttgaatgatttttataagGCTTACAAGTACATTTATAAATGTGTATAAATAGCGTAATCTAAAACGTTCAGCAgtgtaaacaaatttatttagaTGACTAGATGGTCTTGGTTATTTTTAGATGGAATTCAGAGGAGCTCtaattaaatatatagaaaatacccaaatttaaaGGGTCAAACATATAGATTTGTTTCACTCAATAATTGTTTAgggctaaacaaatcatatcctAAAATTATGAGTAGATCTGATGATTGATGTGTTGACCTCACAGCCCTCTTAACTACTAAcattaattattgattttttttaaaatctctgaAGCAATGAACAGATTTTATTCGGAAAATGAACTTGTGTCATTTTGTATTCCAGTActtagtttcttttttttcatgcGTGAAATATGCCCTAGTTTTCCTCCTAGTGCAAACACCATTatatgtttacaaacaaatcttATTTTGGACTCAATGGATAGTACTGGGTCTTTTTCAGCTGCATCGGAATGGCTACATTAACTGTCAGCTCTCGCAGTTTAACTGTGTCTGCCGACGATAAAAATACGCAAAATGAACCAATTTTGGATAATGAAATGGAACTCGAAGCGGAGGAAAACCACCCTTCAGACGAACATTCCTCAACAACACATGTGTATAAGAGGCGATGGatcattattttgttatactgccTCTACGCCATGACAAATTCGTATCAATGGATTCATCTCAATATCATAGGAAACATCGTCATAAAGTATTACAGAGAAAGTCTCCCGGACGATAAATTCCAGAGAGAGACAACGCTGGATTGGTTGTCCATGATTTATATGATAGTGTATATTCCGCTAGTGTTTCCAGGAACCTTCTTGTTGAAGAAAAAGGGAGTTAGGGTTTGTCTCGTGGCAGGTGCTTTCCTAAATGCTCTGGGAGCGTGGTTAAAAGTCGCCTGTGTTTCTCCGGACCGATTTCCGGTTCTAATGTTCGCACAGACCGTTTGTGCAGTGGCACAAATATTTACTCTTGGACTTCCCGCTAAAATCGCAGCGGTTTGGTTTGGGCCAAATGAGGTTTCAACGGCTACGTCAATAGGGATATTTGGATTCCAGGTATTTCTACATTGGTAATgaatcaatttcaatttcattatcAAACCCTTTAATGGGTTAACTGAATGTATTGActttttgtctattttttttactaactgtaaaccaacttttattcaggTGCGAGAAAATTTTGGGGACATTTGCAAGAGCCTTATCCCTATTATTATCGCCGCGATCTTGTCCTCAAATGTCTCTTTTATATAGATTTTTGTTGTCATTTTCCAGATATATCTTTTTGGTATCGCAAAAATAAATCTCTGCGAACCAAATTATGGTCCGATAAATCGTAAGATAAAGGCGTAAACGTGGTGTACAGTGGCTAagcttcattattttaaaagttgttgCATTACAGATAGGCGTGGCAATAGGATTCTTGGTTCCACCAATTGTTGTCCCAAACAGCGAATCTCTTGATGATATTGGCAGTCACCtcaatatcatgttttatgcAGGGGCTGGCTTTATGACATTCCTTTTCATTCTTGTTGTTATAAGTGAGTTTACGCTTGTCTAATTACACTTTTTTCGCCATATTTCGGTTCCAGATATCtataccgatcagacccaaccttacaccagagtaaaccccaactaaaccccgggtttactttttgggttcACTTGGGGTTTAcactgggtttactttttgaaaattttggtccACTCGGGGtatactttgggtttactcggggttttactttgggtttactttgaaattgcttttaagGTCAtctgtatgcactgaagtgtgaagcagactagtattttatcttaccatcctactgcccGTTATCCCTACCCTTGTATATTCTGaagtaaacccgaagtaaacccagagtaaacccggAAAGTAAATCCAGGGTTTAGTTGGcttttactttctgttaggttgggtctgatcgatactgtacatatattagCATGTACACATACAGTGTACACTATATTTCATCCTTTCTAGCAATTCGGCACTTTCTATTCAATTGCTAATTACTTTTGGGCACGAGACATAGTTTTGTATGTGACatcttaataaaaagataattGTAGCGACTATGAATTAAAAGCAAGTCAAACTAATGTATACGATGTGAATTATCTATCATTACTCATTAATCGTATGTCcgatataaatgtatttcaatataatatGTGACGTTGATTAGCTACAGTTGTACCAAATAAATACGATAGTATATACTAGACTCTTCAAAACCACCTTTTAGAAAAATACTTAAGTCGTGTTTATGAACATCTGTGttcaattatgaaaaaatgaGAATAACAAGCcttcaaccatctcaaaaattatccttttattcTTCACATTTCATAATCTAGAAATATCTGAAAATATTGACCACTATTTGTAGTATTTAAAGAGAGACCACCCAAACCCCCAAGTCGTGCCCAGATGTTAGCTACACAGAGGGTACAAGAGGAGCACTATGGGAAAACACTCCGGAATCTCTTCAAAAATGTCGGGTTCGATCTTCTTGTGGTAACATTTGGTAAGACCATCCATCAGAAACAATTCTTTATTTGCCAATTTGGTTTGGTCGTGTATTGATTAATGACTATATTTAGtcttttagaaccattttaacaagaccttggactttccgtaggacgtagctatctatttcttgcgtcaaaacaagttgaaaatgatgcggtttcaagcgaaatatacaccgattgcgtagtcttggCTCAAAAgctagacaaatcttgttgatttcaaagagccttGGCTGAGAGCCCAGCACTGAAATACCCATGCATATGACACTTTGCTTTTTGACACAACTACttaagtccaagctcttgttaaaattgttttattggaattttttttcttatttttgaaaaaaaaaataaaaaataaatttgtgttCCTCAAACATTGTTTGAATTTCCGCAGGTGTAAACACAGGGTGTTATTATGCTATTTCTACCTTGCTGAATCCAATCGTCTTGGAAACTTTTCCCGTAAGTatatgacatgtacatgtacatgatcaCATAACTGTGTGTATACCCGATAAAACAGTTTAGTACGCATAATTTATGTACTTGTTATATACTAAACTGTGCATCAATACACACACAAGAGTAAGTTTTCATTACTTTTTGCAATAATGCAGATTCCATAAGTTGCATTGTTTAGCAGGAatacattaaattaaaatattaaatgtaaacaaaagtcaAAAGTTGCGCTGAGGCATACTATTCTTTTATGGTTAGGGTCATGAAAAAACTGCAGGACAAATCGGTTTAACGATTGTATTGGCAGGAGTTGCTGGATCCGTCGTCGCAGGAATTTGGCTTGACAGAACCAGGACTTACAAGTAaacttgaattatttttaagtgATAACTGCGGGTCTGTAGCTCCTGGACTGAAACACTGGATGGACGACAGTCCCCCTCATAGTAAGAAAAACTCACGGCGGACAAAATATTGCGCAAGTTTTGAACAAATAAGCCACATTTACATACAAATTCTGTGGGGTGAAAATAGTACCttaagtttaaacattttaggCAATTTACTAGTAATATTGCCTCTTCAATTGTCCGATTTTCTCTCAAACACGATAACCTACCTCGGAAAAAAAGTATGTTAAATTCACGTCGAGATTGGGAATCGCCTTTCAGTTTTAATACGGGACTTGGGACTGTGTTGAAAAGAATATCAGAGACAATTAAAATGacatctgtatgaaaatgtccgaaaaaatgttttggaatcaatttttttttacagaatattAGTGTGATTGGAAGTAAGactaatcagtccaaaactagcgcaatttttgtgcgccgtaaattgcagggTTTGTTTTATCATGGTAGGCACTGTAGTGTCCAGGTTGTTCATCCGAATTCTGTTCACACcgagagctacagacctgcagctagtttaagtgacttttttttcaaatttttaatgaaagtataatagtattgtttttcaaattgatattttcattaatgCCTTGGAAAAACAATTGGAAAATGAACATTGATCTCTTAGGATTaaataaatgggtttttttttctaatggcCTTTGACTTTTAATTCAGTAAAATTTTACACCTGTTTGTAAACCTGCTTTGATATACTGAAAAATTAGCTTATCTTTATGATAGAGGCACAACTCTTGGAATTTACCTGTTCTCTTTGGCTGGAATGTTGATCTTCACTTTCACCCTAAGGCTTGAACTAATATGGGTTGTATTCCTGTGTGCGGGAATATTTGGGTGAGAAGTTTCCGTATGAAGATCTTATTGATTTAATTTAGCCACAGCTTCAACCTTTCatgtaaatttaaacatatttaaaattttcatttattatgattaatattATTACTTTTGTtacttaatataattttttataggtTCTTTATGACTGGATATTTGCCCGTTTGTTTTGAATTCGGCGCTGAAATAACTTATCCGGAATCCGAAGGAATATCATCTGCTTTACTTAATGAGTCCGCagaagtaagtaaaattaaatttatgggGCAGTTTTTGCTTCTGTTAACGGTGATACACAGTAAATTTcgatattttgagaaatttaTGGGTTTTTTAAGTTGctgattgtttttattttcgcaattttgaaataaaacataactCAGCACAAGGTAGAACTAACTCAAGTATAGATGCATTCTAAGATATAATGTTATAatactttatataaaaattgacaatttcatcgtgttttaaaagatattaactATTTCTTCCTTTCAATAAAGTTTTTCGTTAAGttcaattttttatacaatCAATCCAGAGCacatgtataaattattatacaattatgCTTTTAGCTTTAGAATCTAAAATAGGGGAAGAATATACTACAAACTTTGGGGGAAAAAACGATGATGGTAGTTTCAAACGGATATTCTTAATTGAAGCATAAATATTGGAATTCCCTCCATACGTGGCTTGTTTTATGTACTTTGTACAACGAACTGAGTTGCAGTATGATATCGAAATTATGTATGAAATAGTGCATAATGTATGAACTTGAAATGAAACCAGCATAATTATGTCATTTTCGCATATGTTTAACGGTGGTTTATGTTCAGAATATCACTATTGATAGCTTTTTGGGATCATCTTTACCATTGGATGTCGAGCCATGATGAATAAAGTTGGAACGTTTGGTTTGAATCTTCTGATATCCGGCGCTCTCTTTTTAGGATCAATATGTACAGGTGAATAAAGACATAATGTTCAGCTCATATAATATCCCTCAAAGTTCATTAACggtgggattttttttaatattaaaatcaattcaATCGGCGTTGATCAGACATGATAAAGAACTTCACAGGCCTCATACATAAAAGGGTATGAATGTGTTTATGTCTTTTGTCTTATGTCTTAACTCTTAAGTGTtcggtttttgttttcttcCAGGATTTATTAAAGCTGACTACAGACGGCAAAATGCTGAAAAGAAGGTACATGTGGACCCCTGTATTATTAGATTACTGTATTTCAATAAActgaaatcatttaatttagCTCTGCAATATAAAATAGTCTATATGAAGAAATTATCGAGgggattaaaaaatatttgcattttgtcTCTCGGCTTCTCGTGTGCATGCAAAAATTGTTGATAGTTATAAttggtctttttttttcttttatagataTTACGACAGTTGGATGATGCCATAGAAATAAACGTGACAAATACAGTGTCTGAGAAGACCCGGATGACAGAAACAACTGATTGAAACACAGCTAGAACATCAGATTTTTATAAAGAAGTCGTACATGTCATAAACTTTCGCATTCAAGGACGTGTGTACATGTTCAGAAGTGAAACTTAAAACACCATTCAAGTTtgcttttctttttcatttttgaaattaaatgatgTTGCTGTTTAAAGTGTTTTGAGACATCTTCATATTGTGAGTTAATTCCTATCGggaaaaaacacaacaaaatcaAGTTTAGTTTTATAATTTGTCTTTCTTTCGCTAAATTGTTTTCTGACAATGTAGCGCATAGAGTTAGAGCGTTATTCTATTTTTCCAAAGAACATATAAACGTTCATGTATCTTtggtcaaatatttaaaaattgaaagatCCTTAATTGGTGAAAGAATTCTGATTATCATATCATAAGAAATAATTAGAACTGAAATAATCTCTGTCAAAGGtgctttcaaaatattaatgcaaaaataaaagcttTTAAAAGTTAGAAATTTTTCAAAGTATACTTTGAATTTGTTGATTCATATTATGGCCCTACGCGATTATTTTACCTTCTATTGTTTACGACAAAACtcaaaaaaatgtacagttcTATCAGTACAAGTTTCAAGCACAGATGTGACGATGTTAACAATAGGTCGCTTCACAACTTATATGTAGCGGCTCTggaattgaaaagaaaaacaggGATTGTTTGCAAGTTAATGGCCTTTATTTTAAATCCAAACTTAAACTATAAAAAGgataaagttaaaaaatccAACAAGTGTAATGCAAGTGTAAACCATAGTTTATTAtgacatacaatgtacatgtacaatatgatGTCAGTGGGTACAGTATCAAATCTACAGGGATGCCTGCTGTATGgttttacaatatctatcaagaccaaacattttacgTAAAGGTTAGttatttaaagggacatggtcacgattttggtcaaaaattatttttctgattttaatgtttataatgtttcAGTAAGGCATGTTGAATAggcaaacaaaatttgagtgtcattcgttaaGTTAtatgcaagttacagagcttaacattttttgcaatgtaaacagggcttttgtttacattttgaatgttgaagtgaaaattcctgTTTTAGACCTAAAGTGAATGTGTTAAATGTTAAATGGACAAATCAGCATGAAAAAAGAttgtttactggtatattgaacttatgtatgaaaaaagggcacgagccttgtttacatgacagagaattgtgagccctgtatcttgcttatatctCTACttatgactctcaaatttcatttgatcattagaaatgcactcctaaagcattgtaaataataaaaaaaga is drawn from Crassostrea angulata isolate pt1a10 chromosome 5, ASM2561291v2, whole genome shotgun sequence and contains these coding sequences:
- the LOC128186386 gene encoding feline leukemia virus subgroup C receptor-related protein 2-like isoform X2; this encodes MATLTVSSRSLTVSADDKNTQNEPILDNEMELEAEENHPSDEHSSTTHVYKRRWIIILLYCLYAMTNSYQWIHLNIIGNIVIKYYRESLPDDKFQRETTLDWLSMIYMIVYIPLVFPGTFLLKKKGVRVCLVAGAFLNALGAWLKVACVSPDRFPVLMFAQTVCAVAQIFTLGLPAKIAAVWFGPNEVSTATSIGIFGFQIGVAIGFLVPPIVVPNSESLDDIGSHLNIMFYAGAGFMTFLFILVVIIFKERPPKPPSRAQMLATQRVQEEHYGKTLRNLFKNVGFDLLVVTFGVNTGCYYAISTLLNPIVLETFPGHEKTAGQIGLTIVLAGVAGSVVAGIWLDRTRTYKFFMTGYLPVCFEFGAEITYPESEGISSALLNESAELFGIIFTIGCRAMMNKVGTFGLNLLISGALFLGSICTGFIKADYRRQNAEKKILRQLDDAIEINVTNTVSEKTRMTETTD
- the LOC128186386 gene encoding feline leukemia virus subgroup C receptor-related protein 2-like isoform X1 translates to MATLTVSSRSLTVSADDKNTQNEPILDNEMELEAEENHPSDEHSSTTHVYKRRWIIILLYCLYAMTNSYQWIHLNIIGNIVIKYYRESLPDDKFQRETTLDWLSMIYMIVYIPLVFPGTFLLKKKGVRVCLVAGAFLNALGAWLKVACVSPDRFPVLMFAQTVCAVAQIFTLGLPAKIAAVWFGPNEVSTATSIGIFGFQIGVAIGFLVPPIVVPNSESLDDIGSHLNIMFYAGAGFMTFLFILVVIIFKERPPKPPSRAQMLATQRVQEEHYGKTLRNLFKNVGFDLLVVTFGVNTGCYYAISTLLNPIVLETFPGHEKTAGQIGLTIVLAGVAGSVVAGIWLDRTRTYKGTTLGIYLFSLAGMLIFTFTLRLELIWVVFLCAGIFGFFMTGYLPVCFEFGAEITYPESEGISSALLNESAELFGIIFTIGCRAMMNKVGTFGLNLLISGALFLGSICTGFIKADYRRQNAEKKILRQLDDAIEINVTNTVSEKTRMTETTD